In one Neobacillus sp. CF12 genomic region, the following are encoded:
- a CDS encoding ATP-binding cassette domain-containing protein codes for MAEFEVPVLSIKNLNKQFGSGCPHCEDEESPSLVKNYCQVCGTVYACRDVSFDVYPGEVLGIVGESGSGKSTLMQCLYFDQEVTDGEAYLADYHNGEKNLFQESSQQQRYIRNHIMGKVYQNPLLGLKMNFSSIGNIAEKLIAAGNQHVGMMENRGTELLNKVNIPVHRRKEAPKNFSGGMQQRVQIAKALSNRPPLLLLDEVTTGLDLSVQASVLDLIKSLQRELNISIVLVSHDLGVIRMLADRTLVMLEGRVIEQGLTDQILEDPQHRYTQQLVHSLL; via the coding sequence ATGGCTGAATTTGAAGTTCCGGTTTTATCGATTAAAAACTTAAATAAGCAGTTTGGTTCAGGATGTCCGCATTGTGAAGACGAAGAATCTCCTTCTCTCGTTAAAAATTATTGTCAGGTTTGTGGAACGGTCTATGCATGCAGGGATGTATCCTTTGATGTTTATCCAGGAGAGGTCCTTGGTATTGTCGGAGAGAGTGGCAGTGGAAAATCAACATTGATGCAATGCCTTTACTTTGACCAGGAAGTAACGGATGGAGAGGCCTATCTAGCAGACTATCATAATGGTGAGAAAAATCTTTTTCAAGAGTCTTCTCAACAACAACGGTATATTCGTAACCACATCATGGGGAAAGTCTATCAAAATCCCTTATTGGGTTTAAAAATGAACTTTTCATCGATTGGGAATATTGCCGAGAAGCTTATAGCAGCTGGTAACCAGCATGTAGGAATGATGGAAAACAGAGGGACGGAACTTCTTAATAAAGTAAACATCCCTGTGCATCGCCGAAAAGAGGCGCCGAAAAACTTTTCGGGTGGAATGCAGCAGCGGGTTCAAATTGCCAAAGCTCTTTCCAATCGTCCTCCACTTCTGCTGCTAGACGAGGTAACGACCGGATTGGATCTTTCTGTACAAGCGAGTGTCCTTGACTTAATTAAAAGTCTGCAGCGCGAATTAAATATTAGTATTGTTCTTGTTTCGCATGATTTAGGAGTCATCCGTATGCTGGCAGACCGAACACTTGTGATGTTGGAGGGAAGGGTTATTGAGCAAGGATTAACAGATCAAATCCTTGAGGACCCGCAGCATCGATATACACAGCAGCTTGTTCATTCATTGCTGTAA
- the phnM gene encoding phosphonate metabolism protein PhnM: MFVITNGRLITEEAVLYGYDLLIEEDRIAKIAPKGEIKFEEQIEIIDAAGGYISPGFIDIHSDYIEHMAAPRPTSLMNFDLALRETEKQLISHGITTMFHSLSLFKGSDYEYKPIREPENVRKFIDLIDHTHSMKHLVRHRFHARFEIDNVEEMENLKSYIKENKVHLVSFMDHTPGQGQYRHLEVYRNTVKSYNNISDSSIDVLIHQHQTKEKLSIDDIKEITQLAHDHDIAVASHDDDSLEKLELVHSFGTTISEFPITLEVARRAKELGMYTIAGAPNVLLGGSHSGNLGATEAIQYQSIDILCSDYYPAAMLHSIFELVEKYGMDLVDMMKLVTINPAKAVKMDGEIGSIREGKKADLLIIEKISDDFPVITGVFVDGKLIQKTNYRI, from the coding sequence TTGTTTGTCATTACAAATGGAAGATTAATCACCGAAGAGGCTGTTTTGTATGGCTATGATCTGTTAATTGAAGAGGATAGAATTGCAAAAATTGCTCCTAAAGGTGAGATTAAATTTGAGGAACAGATCGAGATCATTGATGCAGCAGGAGGATATATTTCTCCAGGTTTTATCGATATACATTCGGACTATATTGAGCATATGGCTGCACCGAGGCCGACCTCATTGATGAATTTTGATTTGGCGTTGCGAGAAACAGAGAAACAGCTTATCTCACACGGTATTACGACGATGTTCCATTCTCTTTCCTTGTTCAAAGGGAGTGATTATGAGTATAAGCCGATTCGTGAGCCTGAAAATGTTCGGAAATTTATTGATTTAATTGACCATACACACAGTATGAAGCATCTTGTCCGCCATCGATTCCATGCGAGATTTGAGATTGATAATGTTGAAGAAATGGAAAATCTCAAAAGTTATATAAAAGAGAACAAAGTTCATTTAGTTTCATTTATGGATCATACTCCTGGGCAAGGGCAGTATCGTCATCTAGAAGTTTACCGAAATACCGTTAAAAGTTATAACAATATCAGTGATTCATCGATTGATGTTCTCATTCATCAACACCAAACGAAAGAGAAGCTATCGATTGACGACATAAAGGAAATCACTCAGCTTGCTCATGACCATGATATTGCTGTTGCTTCCCATGATGACGATAGCCTTGAAAAGCTCGAACTTGTACATAGTTTTGGGACGACCATTAGTGAATTTCCAATCACTCTAGAGGTGGCACGGCGAGCGAAGGAGCTTGGCATGTATACCATTGCCGGTGCTCCAAATGTCCTCCTTGGAGGTTCTCATAGTGGAAACTTGGGAGCAACCGAAGCGATTCAATACCAATCGATTGATATCTTGTGCAGTGATTACTATCCGGCAGCAATGCTTCATTCAATCTTTGAGCTAGTTGAAAAATATGGCATGGATTTAGTGGACATGATGAAGCTTGTCACCATTAACCCAGCAAAAGCAGTAAAAATGGATGGAGAAATTGGCTCTATTCGCGAAGGAAAAAAAGCAGATTTGCTTATCATTGAAAAAATTAGTGATGATTTTCCAGTGATTACGGGAGTATTTGTGGACGGAAAACTGATTCAAAAGACCAATTATCGAATCTAA
- a CDS encoding carbon-phosphorus lyase complex subunit PhnI, whose translation MGYVAVKGGTHAIEESIKRLKYERVHHGQTIEVEKIKAGMRGLVDQVMSESSLYNETLAALAIKQAEGNPEEAVFLLRAYRSTVPRKHYSRVIETGQMNVDRRISASFKDIPGGQILGATTDYTHRLLDFNLMDESDADVQEWLHQYLNESFQGDEQQLTLPKVLDYLRKEGLIPTCENNDMEPDDVTRESLEFPSSRSQRLQILTRGETGAITSLAYAVIRGYGALHPTVGELRVGTLPVTIDHPTDAGDDDDAFYIGEVKVTEVEMLMPVTVEKEYGKKELEFEIGYGLVFGQNETKAIAMGILDNCLEHPTPDFPSHNEEFVLYHIDSVESTGFISHLKMPHYVTFQSKLDSVRKTKKEGISKGQEVKS comes from the coding sequence ATGGGATATGTAGCCGTTAAAGGTGGCACGCATGCAATTGAAGAGTCAATCAAGCGTTTGAAATATGAAAGAGTTCATCATGGACAAACCATCGAAGTAGAAAAAATTAAAGCCGGTATGCGCGGATTAGTCGATCAGGTGATGTCAGAAAGCAGTTTATACAATGAGACGTTGGCTGCCCTAGCGATCAAACAAGCAGAAGGAAACCCGGAAGAGGCTGTCTTTCTATTAAGAGCTTATCGTTCGACGGTCCCTCGAAAGCATTATTCAAGAGTGATTGAAACTGGGCAAATGAATGTTGACCGTCGGATCTCTGCAAGCTTTAAAGATATCCCGGGTGGTCAAATTCTTGGGGCAACAACCGATTATACCCATCGATTGCTTGATTTTAACTTAATGGATGAAAGTGATGCCGATGTCCAGGAATGGCTTCATCAATATCTAAATGAAAGTTTTCAAGGTGATGAGCAACAGCTGACTTTACCAAAGGTGCTCGATTATTTACGTAAAGAAGGCTTAATCCCCACTTGTGAAAACAACGATATGGAACCAGATGATGTGACGAGAGAAAGTCTGGAGTTTCCATCGAGCAGAAGCCAAAGACTGCAAATTTTAACAAGAGGAGAAACAGGGGCAATTACTTCCCTTGCCTATGCAGTGATTAGGGGGTATGGAGCTTTGCATCCGACTGTTGGCGAGCTTCGCGTTGGCACTTTGCCAGTTACGATTGATCATCCAACCGATGCTGGTGACGATGATGATGCATTTTATATAGGTGAAGTAAAAGTCACAGAAGTCGAAATGCTAATGCCGGTTACCGTTGAGAAAGAATACGGAAAAAAAGAATTAGAGTTTGAAATCGGCTACGGCCTTGTGTTTGGCCAAAATGAAACAAAGGCGATTGCAATGGGAATTCTGGATAATTGTCTTGAACATCCAACTCCTGACTTTCCTAGCCATAATGAAGAATTTGTTCTTTATCATATTGATTCAGTGGAATCAACGGGCTTTATCTCACATTTGAAAATGCCTCATTATGTTACCTTCCAATCCAAGCTGGATAGTGTAAGGAAAACGAAAAAAGAAGGGATATCAAAAGGACAAGAGGTGAAAAGCTGA
- a CDS encoding ABC transporter permease subunit produces MRADYFAKKKRNSLLFLSLVGAVTILAIIITEYNIAKGFTSLPKAVEWGLGNFYPTQESLTKLPDILDKLIETLLVSIAATTTGAVAALLFAILGSNTTRVNAFFGGISRGIATIFRNIDVAAWAMILLFSFGQSSLTGYFALFFGSFGFLTRAFVETIDEVSGGSVEALQATGAGYFAIIFQSVIPASLPQMISWILFMIETNIRSATLIGLLTGSGIGFTFNLYYKSLNYDVASLVVVVIIAAILFIESVSNYVRRAVL; encoded by the coding sequence ATGCGAGCTGATTATTTTGCAAAAAAGAAACGAAATTCGCTCTTGTTCCTATCCCTCGTAGGTGCTGTCACGATACTTGCCATTATCATCACGGAGTACAATATCGCCAAAGGCTTTACTTCACTTCCAAAAGCTGTGGAATGGGGCTTGGGAAACTTTTATCCAACACAAGAATCATTAACGAAGCTACCTGATATTCTGGATAAGTTAATCGAAACCCTGTTGGTTTCGATTGCAGCCACTACTACGGGAGCTGTTGCGGCATTACTATTTGCCATTCTTGGATCGAATACGACGAGAGTAAATGCCTTTTTTGGAGGTATTAGCAGAGGAATTGCGACCATTTTTCGAAATATCGACGTGGCAGCCTGGGCTATGATTCTACTATTTTCATTTGGTCAAAGCTCATTAACAGGTTATTTTGCCTTGTTTTTTGGTTCGTTTGGCTTTTTAACAAGAGCTTTTGTTGAAACGATTGATGAGGTCAGCGGAGGCTCGGTTGAAGCGTTACAAGCAACTGGTGCGGGTTACTTTGCGATTATCTTTCAGTCGGTGATTCCAGCAAGCCTTCCACAAATGATCAGCTGGATCTTATTCATGATTGAAACAAATATAAGAAGTGCCACCCTAATAGGTTTGCTTACCGGCTCAGGAATTGGGTTTACTTTTAACTTGTATTATAAAAGTCTAAATTATGATGTCGCTTCTTTGGTTGTCGTCGTCATTATCGCAGCTATATTATTCATTGAATCTGTATCTAATTATGTCAGAAGGGCGGTTTTGTAA
- the phnG gene encoding phosphonate C-P lyase system protein PhnG, with product MKRRRRTEILINGSQKRSEDMADCIKDNYQVKVIQEPESGLVMLKVRETSQKSLFFPGEVLITECKVQIQGSIGIGIVAGDQPELSYNLAVIDAAYEAMLPETIGWKLLLENEEKIIQEQRTAANHSILKTKVNFETMDV from the coding sequence ATGAAAAGAAGACGAAGAACGGAGATATTAATCAATGGCTCTCAAAAACGATCAGAGGACATGGCCGATTGTATAAAAGATAACTACCAGGTGAAGGTCATTCAAGAGCCGGAAAGTGGCTTAGTGATGTTGAAAGTCCGAGAGACTTCCCAAAAAAGCCTGTTTTTCCCTGGTGAAGTGCTGATAACAGAATGTAAGGTTCAAATACAAGGGAGCATTGGAATTGGCATTGTAGCGGGAGATCAACCAGAGCTTTCGTATAACCTTGCTGTGATTGATGCAGCGTATGAAGCGATGCTGCCTGAAACGATTGGGTGGAAGCTGCTGCTTGAAAACGAGGAGAAAATCATTCAGGAGCAGAGAACTGCTGCGAACCATTCTATCTTAAAAACAAAAGTAAACTTTGAAACGATGGATGTTTAA
- a CDS encoding GntR family transcriptional regulator translates to MSEKTLLVDRLISEIRGGKYKPNDKLPSENELADLYKVPRMVIRKVYERLQELGYIFSKQGKGSYVQNQKLQIPLILTGDVSFTEKLKELNYDSKTINLSCEKISYDSTIYHTLQVKREDAVYKISRLRIVEDCPIAVHTSYLSQSLFENIEKDGTEIHSIFHYYRQQGYTDFQSTRSQLSVVFPSKVERDLLKCPSLVPLLLLESGCIDTKTGTVLEYSKIMYRSDCFTYVI, encoded by the coding sequence ATGTCTGAAAAAACTTTATTAGTAGATCGGTTGATTTCGGAAATACGGGGAGGAAAATATAAACCGAATGACAAATTACCATCTGAAAATGAATTAGCAGATCTGTATAAAGTACCAAGAATGGTAATTCGAAAGGTATATGAGCGCTTGCAGGAACTCGGTTATATTTTTTCGAAGCAAGGAAAAGGCAGCTATGTTCAAAATCAAAAACTGCAAATACCGCTTATATTAACCGGGGATGTCAGTTTTACTGAAAAATTGAAGGAATTAAACTATGATTCTAAGACGATCAATCTATCGTGTGAAAAAATTTCATACGATTCCACCATTTATCATACGTTACAAGTGAAACGGGAAGACGCCGTATATAAGATTAGCCGATTACGAATCGTTGAAGATTGTCCAATTGCTGTTCATACATCGTACTTATCTCAATCACTTTTTGAAAATATTGAGAAGGATGGGACGGAAATCCACTCTATTTTTCACTATTATCGACAACAAGGCTACACAGATTTTCAATCTACGCGCAGCCAACTGAGTGTCGTTTTTCCAAGTAAAGTAGAACGAGATCTATTGAAATGCCCCAGCCTAGTACCCCTTTTACTCTTAGAATCAGGATGTATAGATACGAAAACCGGGACAGTGCTTGAATACTCGAAGATTATGTATCGCAGCGATTGTTTTACTTATGTGATCTAA
- a CDS encoding ABC transporter permease subunit, producing MEANQQLTSAKQLLDPQLQKKIRIKTLTKSSVVIRSTLITLALLSVYAFFSFDYKQLDIGEAVLSTLANLKSMFLEPHLKHFTFTHALYQVFVTLGLAFLTTLFGAIIAVFLGLLAAENLTNKRVSSVVKGAVALIRAVPTVLWVLIFAVAAGLGSVAAVIGMTFHSVSYLVKAYSESFEELDKGVIEALQASGANWWQIIFQAVIPSSLTYLISWTFLRFEINFAVAIAMGAAAGAGGIGFDMFMASSFYLDIREIGAITYFVLAIAILLEMVAIRFKKRLKVNG from the coding sequence ATGGAAGCAAATCAACAATTAACCTCAGCAAAACAATTACTAGACCCGCAACTGCAAAAAAAAATAAGAATTAAAACCTTGACTAAATCCTCTGTGGTTATTAGAAGCACACTTATCACCCTAGCACTTCTATCGGTTTACGCATTTTTTAGTTTTGATTACAAACAGCTTGATATTGGAGAAGCGGTTTTATCTACTTTGGCGAATCTAAAATCAATGTTTCTAGAGCCACATCTTAAACATTTTACCTTTACCCATGCGCTTTATCAGGTCTTTGTAACGTTGGGACTAGCATTCTTAACGACTTTGTTTGGAGCCATAATCGCTGTGTTTTTGGGATTACTGGCCGCTGAAAATCTGACGAATAAACGAGTTTCTTCCGTGGTTAAGGGAGCTGTTGCTTTAATAAGAGCCGTTCCGACCGTTTTGTGGGTGTTAATTTTTGCGGTGGCTGCAGGTCTCGGGAGTGTAGCGGCTGTCATTGGGATGACGTTCCATTCGGTAAGTTATTTAGTGAAAGCATATTCTGAGTCCTTTGAAGAATTAGACAAAGGCGTCATCGAAGCCCTTCAAGCAAGTGGAGCAAACTGGTGGCAGATTATCTTTCAAGCTGTTATTCCATCTTCTCTCACTTATCTGATTTCTTGGACGTTTCTTCGATTTGAAATTAACTTCGCAGTTGCCATCGCCATGGGTGCAGCCGCAGGTGCTGGTGGAATCGGATTTGACATGTTTATGGCCAGCAGTTTCTACTTAGATATAAGGGAAATCGGGGCAATCACCTATTTTGTCTTAGCCATAGCCATCCTTCTTGAAATGGTAGCGATCCGATTTAAAAAGAGGCTCAAGGTCAATGGGTAA
- a CDS encoding ATP-binding cassette domain-containing protein — METLLEIKDLSKSFELHNLGKHIRAVSSVDIQIKEGEFVGITGKSGSGKSTILKCIYGTYRIQLGSIWYHSKKFGTINLAEATERELLYLRKHEIGYVSQFLNVMPRTTARQLVKQAILEMGDNHDLAEKETEKILAHFELDEELWDSYPATFSGGEKLRLNIARAMVKKPRLLLLDEPTASLDHDSKIKVKLLIEQLMKEGTTMLGIFHDLEFMNHLCNQEYNMQNGIFSHSTSFTNS; from the coding sequence GTGGAAACTCTTCTTGAGATTAAGGACTTATCCAAATCGTTTGAGCTTCATAATTTGGGCAAACATATCAGAGCCGTAAGCAGTGTGGATATACAGATAAAAGAAGGAGAATTTGTCGGGATAACCGGGAAAAGCGGAAGCGGTAAGTCGACGATTTTAAAATGTATTTATGGAACGTATCGTATCCAGCTAGGGAGTATATGGTATCATTCAAAAAAATTTGGAACAATTAATTTAGCAGAGGCAACTGAACGAGAACTGCTTTATTTAAGGAAGCATGAAATAGGCTATGTGTCCCAATTTTTAAATGTCATGCCGCGAACGACGGCCAGACAGCTTGTGAAACAAGCAATCCTTGAAATGGGGGACAATCATGACTTGGCGGAAAAAGAAACAGAGAAGATTCTCGCGCATTTTGAATTGGATGAAGAATTATGGGACAGCTACCCAGCCACTTTTTCCGGAGGTGAAAAGCTGAGGCTTAACATTGCCCGAGCGATGGTGAAAAAACCGAGACTGCTGCTATTAGATGAACCGACAGCAAGTTTAGATCATGATTCTAAAATAAAGGTGAAGCTCCTCATTGAACAGCTCATGAAGGAAGGAACAACCATGCTTGGAATCTTTCATGACCTTGAGTTTATGAATCATCTATGTAATCAAGAGTACAACATGCAAAATGGAATTTTCTCTCATTCTACTAGTTTTACCAACTCTTAA
- the phnD gene encoding phosphate/phosphite/phosphonate ABC transporter substrate-binding protein — protein MKKTLLFLLSIVMLVVFAGCSASAGAGDKDTITIAWLPNESGADLTEARDEIGKIIEEKTGKKVEHQTTTDYIVAIEAVANGNADMAFLGAQGYIEAHNKNEKVLPLVVPSGASGTLEDAVYYSWLAVNKDNVDEYENGDKFAIDNIQGKKFSFVSNSSTSGFKVPSTGIVDYFSQQGEFKDLTPEDLLEGGDDQFFNEVLYGGSHQGSAVNLLSGKADVAAFCDTCVNNYVELTDGDVNRPGAVYQVKADAAEPFNTVAGKEFSLISVTPVLNAPFVINSETVNEDLKAQLLEVMTSDEITNNEKVFVPEDSEFSGLFKKTADERLVEVEDAWFNPIRELSK, from the coding sequence ATGAAAAAGACGTTATTATTTTTACTTTCTATCGTTATGTTAGTCGTATTTGCAGGTTGTTCCGCTTCAGCGGGAGCTGGCGATAAAGATACCATTACCATCGCTTGGCTTCCAAATGAATCTGGGGCCGATCTTACGGAAGCTCGTGATGAAATTGGAAAAATAATCGAAGAGAAAACAGGTAAAAAGGTCGAGCATCAAACAACGACAGACTATATTGTTGCCATTGAAGCAGTGGCGAATGGAAATGCGGATATGGCTTTTTTAGGAGCACAAGGATATATTGAAGCGCATAACAAAAATGAAAAAGTTCTTCCTTTGGTGGTCCCTTCTGGTGCGTCTGGTACCTTGGAAGATGCAGTTTATTATAGCTGGTTAGCCGTAAATAAAGACAATGTCGATGAGTATGAGAATGGCGATAAGTTTGCGATTGATAACATTCAAGGCAAGAAATTTTCATTTGTATCCAATAGTTCAACATCCGGTTTCAAAGTTCCATCTACAGGAATTGTTGATTACTTCAGTCAACAGGGAGAGTTCAAAGATTTAACGCCTGAAGATTTGCTTGAAGGCGGCGATGATCAATTCTTTAATGAGGTTTTATACGGAGGTTCTCACCAAGGTTCAGCGGTTAATTTATTATCGGGGAAAGCGGACGTAGCGGCTTTCTGTGATACATGTGTAAACAATTATGTAGAGCTTACTGATGGGGATGTTAACCGACCTGGTGCGGTTTATCAAGTAAAAGCGGATGCAGCGGAACCATTTAACACTGTGGCTGGAAAAGAATTTTCACTGATTTCTGTTACTCCAGTTCTAAATGCACCATTTGTCATCAATTCAGAGACTGTGAATGAAGATCTGAAAGCACAACTTCTTGAAGTGATGACATCAGATGAAATTACGAACAACGAAAAAGTCTTCGTTCCAGAGGATTCCGAGTTTTCAGGATTGTTTAAGAAGACAGCGGACGAGCGTTTAGTAGAAGTAGAGGACGCTTGGTTCAATCCAATTCGTGAGCTTTCGAAATAA
- the phnC gene encoding phosphonate ABC transporter ATP-binding protein produces MTALLEVNHLSKQFGSDMKALSDVNFFVNEGEFVSIIGPSGAGKSTLLRCINRMIGATSGEITFDNMNVMNLKKKDLKKVRTKIGMIFQHYNLVNRLSVIENTLHGNLGKKSTLAGVLGLYSQEEKEQAVNILHVLGLDEHIYKRADQLSGGQKQRVGIARALIQNPRMLLCDEPIASLDPNSAKIIMDHLRNISRTMGITVLVNLHQVDVALKYSDKIIGINHGQVVYNGSPKNITKEDIQRIYGSEAEDLIFDIGGIHAS; encoded by the coding sequence ATGACAGCCTTATTAGAAGTAAATCATTTGTCCAAACAATTTGGTAGTGATATGAAGGCATTATCGGATGTTAACTTCTTCGTTAATGAAGGAGAGTTTGTTTCGATTATCGGTCCATCAGGAGCGGGGAAATCTACTCTCCTTCGTTGTATTAATCGGATGATTGGTGCTACAAGCGGAGAAATTACTTTTGATAACATGAACGTGATGAATCTGAAGAAAAAGGACTTAAAAAAGGTCCGAACCAAAATTGGAATGATCTTTCAGCATTATAATCTAGTCAATCGCTTAAGTGTGATCGAAAATACGCTTCATGGAAATTTAGGGAAAAAATCAACATTGGCTGGAGTTCTCGGTCTATATAGTCAGGAAGAAAAGGAGCAGGCTGTTAACATTCTACATGTTCTTGGTTTAGACGAACATATTTATAAACGGGCGGATCAATTAAGCGGCGGTCAAAAGCAGCGAGTTGGAATCGCTCGTGCCCTTATTCAAAATCCTCGGATGCTTTTGTGTGACGAGCCGATTGCATCACTTGATCCTAATTCTGCCAAGATCATAATGGATCACTTGAGAAACATTTCAAGGACCATGGGTATTACTGTTCTCGTGAATTTGCATCAAGTGGATGTGGCATTGAAGTACTCGGATAAAATCATTGGGATTAACCATGGTCAAGTCGTTTATAATGGCTCGCCTAAAAACATAACCAAAGAAGATATTCAGCGTATTTATGGATCCGAAGCGGAAGATCTTATTTTTGATATAGGAGGCATCCATGCGAGCTGA
- the phnH gene encoding phosphonate C-P lyase system protein PhnH, with product MLKLDIVHDLQSVYRKLVDSTSRPGLISDLRKEAVLVEEEAKKGCSASILLVALTLFDQEVSFKVFSPRADSVSKTINQLTYAKPTEAKNADFLLILQDAEEGCFEEAIINAKAGTLKNPHTSAFIIVEVESVTSGEALLLKGPGIHTTELVHVDINENWVESRHEKNKEYPLGIDLIFIDQNHQLLSLPRTTQITRDRVIEWDM from the coding sequence ATGTTGAAATTAGATATCGTTCACGATCTTCAATCTGTTTATCGAAAATTGGTGGATTCTACTTCAAGACCAGGGCTCATTTCCGATTTGAGGAAGGAGGCAGTTTTAGTAGAAGAGGAGGCTAAAAAAGGGTGCAGTGCTTCTATTTTATTGGTAGCCCTAACCTTATTTGATCAGGAAGTCTCTTTTAAGGTTTTTTCACCTCGAGCAGATTCTGTTTCGAAAACAATTAATCAATTAACCTATGCAAAGCCGACAGAAGCAAAGAATGCTGATTTTCTATTAATCCTTCAAGATGCTGAGGAAGGATGTTTTGAAGAGGCAATAATCAATGCGAAGGCTGGGACGTTAAAAAATCCACATACATCTGCCTTCATTATCGTTGAAGTGGAATCTGTGACAAGCGGGGAAGCCCTATTGTTAAAAGGACCAGGCATTCACACAACGGAACTTGTTCATGTGGATATCAATGAAAACTGGGTGGAAAGCCGCCACGAAAAAAACAAGGAATATCCGTTAGGGATTGATTTGATTTTTATCGATCAAAATCATCAGCTTTTATCTTTACCTAGAACTACACAAATTACCAGAGATCGGGTGATTGAATGGGATATGTAG
- a CDS encoding alpha-D-ribose 1-methylphosphonate 5-phosphate C-P-lyase PhnJ has product MNTAYNFAFFDEGSKREIRRATLKAIAIPGYQVPFASREMPIGRGWGTGGLQLTLSLIGKNDVLKVIDQGSDESVNAVNIKKLVSDTTGVATTDLTTEATLIQSRHRIPEVPLKKDQILILQVPLPEPLRLFEPSENETKMLHAEKEYSGAWLMLFEQIMKYGSMTTGADHPVMVQDRYVMAPSPIPRFDNPKMHESEALILLGAGREKKVYAVPPYTKVVSLDFEDYPFEPESFEDKHCRLCGSSGVFLDELVDEVTNETFYQCNDTSYCIETLNEVEPFGVK; this is encoded by the coding sequence ATGAATACAGCCTATAACTTTGCTTTTTTTGACGAAGGTTCAAAAAGAGAAATTAGAAGAGCCACTCTAAAGGCGATTGCAATTCCTGGTTACCAAGTTCCATTTGCCTCAAGAGAAATGCCGATTGGAAGAGGATGGGGAACCGGCGGTTTGCAGCTGACTCTATCGTTAATTGGCAAAAATGATGTTCTAAAAGTTATTGATCAAGGATCGGATGAATCGGTTAATGCCGTCAATATAAAAAAACTCGTTTCTGATACGACTGGGGTGGCAACAACTGATCTTACCACCGAAGCAACCCTTATTCAATCAAGACATAGAATACCCGAGGTTCCGCTAAAGAAAGATCAGATTCTCATCTTGCAGGTGCCACTTCCTGAACCGCTCCGTTTATTTGAGCCGAGCGAGAATGAAACGAAAATGCTTCACGCAGAGAAAGAATATAGCGGTGCTTGGTTAATGCTGTTTGAACAGATTATGAAATATGGAAGTATGACAACAGGGGCAGATCACCCTGTAATGGTTCAGGATCGCTATGTGATGGCACCAAGTCCGATTCCACGATTTGATAACCCGAAAATGCATGAAAGTGAAGCACTCATTCTGTTAGGGGCAGGTCGTGAAAAGAAAGTGTACGCAGTCCCGCCGTATACAAAGGTCGTATCGCTCGATTTTGAAGATTATCCGTTTGAACCAGAGTCATTTGAAGACAAGCATTGCCGGTTATGTGGTTCATCAGGGGTCTTTTTAGATGAGCTTGTAGATGAAGTAACGAACGAAACGTTTTATCAATGTAATGATACTAGCTATTGTATTGAAACATTAAATGAAGTCGAACCATTTGGAGTGAAATAA